The sequence TGTTCCAAATTCGTATATATCTCCAATACCTgaagaaaaaagtatttaatatttattaaaataattaatttaatatttatttttatgtatataaataaaataatatgagcatatttataaatttttttttttaggtatATTAATGGCTAGTGATCACAACCCTGTATCATGTTGTTTTCAAAtgtataaaatgaaaaatgaagaagatatACCTTTAACTAAagtaatatttatgtattaatagaaaatgacatatatatatatgcaaaaaaaaaaaaaaaaaaaaaaattcaataaaaattGTGACTTTTTTCcttcatataatttaattaaaataatttttttatttttatagagTGTTTGgaaattttaaagaatatttaGGTTATCtttaacctttttttttacttttattatatttgaatatttattataaaaattattcttgATTTGtacaattttaaaaatataataaatttgattatacattttttcatttattgttttttttttatttttattataagcTATACTtctataatagaaaaaaaagaaaataattccCAAAAAAAGTTTAAGCAACATAAATgtctaaatattttttgaaataatttttcattttattttcaaaaataaataaaaaattaatttttcctcttttcttcctttttgtttccttatttttattaaaaagagaTTTTAACaatttgtttatattttaaaaaatataatttttttttttaaattttaaacaaatttaaaatataatgaaaaaaacaagtatcatatataaaaagaaaattgaaaatatatatatatatatatatttaattagtaaatttaatttaaaaaaatattgcaaatataaattatttatgtaattaaaatatatataatattttttataataatctaTTTACTGTGTCTaaaatcattatatatattttatcattagaataaaaaaaaaatatatgaatagaACTCTGACTGCACGCTTCCTGAGAATATTTATcgtaattaataaaattataatccTGAccaaaaatagataaaatataatgcaacttatttttattttctgttttctttttaattaattcaccaattaaaaaattaaatatgttatatatattacaattatttattaaaccattattcaaaattattttttgtatttgataataattttttaattttttgacAAGAAAATCTGAATTTTGTTTATAGTTTACTTTAATATCTAAATGAATTCTCCCTATATActcaattaaataatttacaaattcatcaaatttttttctttttttgtctattttttttttacttcttcCTTCTGAAAAATCATTCATAATACTATAAAGATATTCTtcctttaatatattttcattaacttTAAAATAATCTTCTCTATTTTTTTGCAAAAAACTAAGAACTTTGTTGATTTTTTTAAGCTTATATtgttcttcatttttatctttttctaaacatatatttttcgttaaattattttcataaattctCTTGTGCTCACTTAATTTACTcacttctttttcttcactTATATCTGCTCTTGAAAAATCATCATCATTGTTTTTTTCTGGATTACTATTTttcatgtatttttttaaaaaatcacTAGTTGTTGAAGCTTTAAAAAAGtcttctttcttttttacttttGAATTCTTAGTATTCCTAATATTTTGTATAAAGGATAAACTTACATTGCTGCTAGATGAGTCATAATTAATGTAAAATTTcttatcatttatatcatattcttttccatttttagtgtttatttttaaatcataaatATCCACATCATAGTTATTTCTATgattatttctatttctaactgattttttttcatctttattcTTATCTGAAATAccttttttatcaaaaaattctttttcgATGTATTCCATATTAAGTTCATAAAAATGTTGTGTATCTTTATTTCTCATATGTATAAAAGAAtcattgaaatttttttctttatttaaatagtttgcattataaaaatttaaattactttCATTATCAGTATAATTAGTATCAAAATTAGGTATTTGTCTTAATTCGTTACAAATAGGTATTTcttctaaattattttgcTGCTTTtgagaattaaaaaaaatatttttatatatattaacaacattattcatatttatctGATTATTTGTATCATCTAGttgattatttataatatcatAGCTTTTATTAATGTTGAAATTATTATATGTAAATTTGCTTGAATCTTTCATGTAGATATTTTCACCTACTTTGTAATAGCATTCATAGAATTTCAAATTAATTAAGTGTATTTGTGCATTTTCTGATTTATTATTTGCTAAAACATTTCTTAAAATCCctattaaattttcatcacagttattaaaaatacaaagtAAATCTATTGGATATGTATATAAGTcagtaaaaaaattttcgtATGctacttttaatttattttctttatttatattttcatatttattaaattcattatgatttatttttaatgtacCACTTTTGTTACAATCCATTTCCTTTGTATTATTACATTCATACtgattattataattattttcgcATATAatagatttattaaaataacaaacttcattattttcatataaataacCATCttctaacttttttttttcattatgtaTATCTATAACGACaacattatttaatttatccttgtctttatatatgtttttatgaGTAATTAATCTCAATTTTGTGTAATCATTAATACAAAAGTAAGCATGattgttatttatatatattttattatcatacTTACAATTAAAAGATATCATAATTTGCttatactttttaataatatattttatataatcatcGCTAAAAAAACTTgataaatatacattttttaatagataagaagttttcttttttataatattttcatatatgtaCTTACTGTTCAAAATTTCATTAGAATCATCGGCAAAATTAGTTATAGCAATTTGACTATTTACTAAATGGCTTTTAATTATAtgttctaatttttttaaagacttatttttatttaaataaccTAAATAATCAATATTACTTTCATTTCCTTTACTAATTTTTATGAGATCATCTACgtaaattttttctatatatgtaaaaattaagccattattatcaattttttttttattcccaTTAAAATACATACTGATAATttacaaattttattttatatagaaattttttttttatattcttacaaaaaaaaaaaaaaaaaggaaaaaaagttattttaaaaaaaaaatataacaaaaaaaaattagagtTAATGATtacaaatattattttctttatattgaAGTGAATTTTTTTGGAACCaaccttttatttttatttttatttttattcttgttcttattcttattattattcttatttatttttactttcatttttatttttattttcatttttatttttactttcatttttatctttatttttactttattttatttttttttggttcATGATACTTAGTTCTTTCATAAACTTttgtatttaattttattattaaattttatattctatttttttttcttctgcTTAATTTTTACACAAGCTCAgcttttttgttatatatatgtatttatttatttatacttaattttttaatttaattttatttatttattttttttctaaggCATTCTAAgtgtattttaaaaaaaatcataaaatatttagtttgttgctattttttttttttttttttttgtttcttttattaGTACATATGAaggaattatatttttttcagttTAAAGAGTTTTAAGATGACTGTAATAACATCAGAAGATGTTTATAAATTTGTTAAAGActgtataaaaataaaagaggaagtagaaaattcaaaaaagattaaaaaaaaagaaaaaaacacaaatgaattgaaaaataaattgtcAAAATACAATTTCGATTATTCTAAATTTGAAAGTTgtataaaagaaattgaagatgaagaagaagaaaaaatagaaaaaaacaaGCTCAATTACATGAATAATAGGAATCCATGTACTCATGATCATTCAAAAGAAAGACAATTATATGAGAAAgattcaaaagaaaaaataaaagccTCTAGCGCTTTTAATGAAGAAGGAAAAAAGgctttttatgaaaaaaattataaacttGCATGTGTGTATTTTCGTAAAGGATTAATACAACTAGACTATAGTTTTCCTGATTCGGAACAAGATAtaaatgaacaaaaaaaactAGAAATTAATTTACATTTAAATATGGCATTAACAAAATTTCATATGTCTAAATATTATGAATGTATAAGTGAATGCTCTACAGtaagataaataaatatttatgtatataaatatttatataagcatactattatatatatataagaatttttttatttttctattgtattaattttagttttcttttctttcttttttttttttcattgaataatttttcattttttaaatcttatTTCCTAATTAGGTTTTAAATCTAGATAAGAATAACATAAAAGCTTATTACAGAAAAGGACAAGCCTATATGAAGCTAGACTTATATAATGAAGCAAAACAAGAATTTTTGAAAGTATTAGATCTTGATcctaatgataataatgtaaaaaagTCTTTATTGAccttaaaagaaaaaattttaacttataacaaaaaaaacaaattagtcttttctaaatttttttcttttaacgaaaataaggaaaataaattaaaaaacgagaaaaaaaaaggtaaggtaaaagataatttaaataaaggaAACAATGAAAATACTCATGAAAAAAACAAACATGAGAAATTAGTAATGAATAAagagaatttaaaaaaaatagataaagataataattttgataagaatttattaaataaaacagaacataataaaagttatttatataaagcGAAGGAATACATACTTATGATAAATAGCTCaaactattttaaaaattattatgagttcttaatgaaaaatgcttttctatatatttttatatgtttttcaatttttttattaatttttacttcatataaaaatttcttaaCATATTTACCCTTTTTTccaattttatcttttattgtttttttatttatatatatttctaaaaaaaaataaaaattattttatttaaacaatatatcttttatgttttttaaatatattatcataaaaaatatatgaatatgcgtgatttcttttttttaagttaatAAAACCcacataaaataataaaataaaacaaaatagaatttcaaaataaataaagtttTGTGCACACATTTTTAAGTATACAAAACGAACATAATttctcttatttttttcactatatacttaaatattctaaaatatatattatcatacatatatatatatatatatataatgaaatcgcaaattttatgttttatattaacttttaaaaagaacaataatttttaaatattagcAAATGAATCATACGTATATGTATTACaataaaatgataatttataattaaatgattttaaGAGAAatttcacaaaaaaaaatttaaatcttttcttttttgtatcatagtaatataaataattaatttataagaatttttaaatatcaaagtatttattttttaatttcaaaaatgtgctgttataataattttataattgaaACAGAAAAAGGACCAATAAATGTATACTTTGAAAAACAAAGTAGGTTGTATTGCTTGGTTCATACAACAAACAATATATTGCAAGCTCATGTATATTACCCTAATGATTTTATACAATTTGAAAGCaaattaaattatgatagtttagaaataaatgaattaaaagataataatgataaaagtTCAGAAGGCAAATATTCATTTGATATGAAAAGAGAAGATAAACTtagatataataatattttctcttattttaaaaaaagtattcattattttggaaattttaatataaatattttatatttcttgaTGAACAAACATAACATAGAATTATGTTGGGTTGATAATAAGgaaatacttaaaaaaataaataataatgataattgtACTACaatttttaatgataatcaattaaataataaaaatttaattgcatttataataaatgttgttaaattaaaaatatttgatttatattatcatagGCATTTTTATgcaataagaaaaatttcaggtatatattttttaattttatttaatcaaaaaaagttattgtaaaatatatatataagaagggataaataataaaaaaatagaaatatattaaacCGATGCTATATTTATCATTCTTAATTTTATACTATTTGAATATTCTAATTTTAACAGGACTTTGGTTCCATTTGGATTCTTCACTTAGCAAGCCAGTTTTATTTCCTAGTAACCAAGATGtattcttaataaaaaataaaatgaaacaaatattcataaaaatagttgtacttataaaaataattaataaatcaatatttaataataggCACCTTTCTTAATTTGCTTAAATTAAGAAATACTTAGAACAATAAAATGTGAAAATTTGTTTTGTTACATAAATTTATGTATACAGCTTATTTCAtacaatttaaatatatatatatatatatatatatatatatatatatatatatatatatatatatatatatatatatatatatcaatttTAATAAGCATATAACATAtgaagtttttattttacacaCCCAATTCagtgaaaatataaaaaaaaaaattatatacacattttttatgatttataaaaaagtatcaatattttaaatgagtATCAAATCTtccataatttttataaaaatttttatatttttttattttcttttacctaaataaataattctaaaaCATTTAAACTTTACATAATCTAGAGAATTCTTTTGATATATGAAGTTATATGTATTGAATTAAGGCATCATAATTCTTTCtataatatgtatatatatatatatatatattttttttttctttttcagaTAAATGATCACCTAATAagcatattaaaaaataacaaattcCGTAATTctgataattatattatacaagtctttaaaaaagaaaaggataaTTCCAATTAACCATAAATTACTAAATAGTGCATGCGAAAAAcagctttaaaaaaaaaaaaaaaaataaaaaaatataaaaataaaaaattatttaagcTAACACgtcaaaaaatatttataattttccaagcatttatactttttttcttGAAGAACTCATCacaaatgaaattttttcttttccttatttattaaataaaaaatttatttcatatatatatgcatttaatatatatattcgaaaaataattaaaaagcGTAATATTAAATTCATAGGAATGCTCATGTGaaataaaactaaaaaaatgaGTGATAAATCCAGAAGAGgtacaatttaaaaataatataaattttacatataatCATTTGAAGCtagattttaattttttatgaaaaaacccaaataatattatttaattttattgttttGTATTTTTAGCTTTTCTTTTTGGAGTTACTATTGTACTAATATTTTGTTCTTTTGCTTCAGTAGAATCCTATAGATATATGTggtacaaaaaatattttaaacattaatcataaaaaatatatatcaatttttatacatttaaaaattgtaTAATACCTATAAATAACATTTTATGCTTACTTGTTCAGGATATTTGGAAGTATATGCacatttttattgttattaattGATTTCATGTTTTTTGGTGctgataaatttaattatgatCCATTTTATtcgtaataaaataaaaatatcagtttttttttttatatatttgattttaaaaaagaaaaaaaaacttcaaataattatttatttttaattataaaccATTGAAAtacctttttattttatatgagtgtatttatttattgatagtttatataaatattttttataatttaaacccataattacattttaaaattaaattatatataaataattgcTTACAAGTTTACAtgtgaatatatattttttttttagaaattgggaaaaaaagaatataaaagacatataaattaaaatgaatatacacaatttaaatatgaactaataaaatatatgaaatctgtaaattttattttttaaaaatatttaattttaaattattatgtaatattttatttttcctttattgttgtgttgtaatttttatgcacataaaaaaaatttgaaaatacTAAGAAAatatcttaatttttatgatcaatacataaaaaaattatttggaTAATAATTTGcttcaaaataataaataagagATAtggaaaacaaaaataatattaagcAAAAATTTAATCAAAGCTAAAATGTTTAAAAGCTAATAAACTTTTATTAtgcttttttcttttttttttttttttttttttaatggaaCTAAAAACTActtaaaagagaaaaaataatttataacaagtAATGCAGGAAAATttgcattttttattttgataaatagcatattattatttatatgtaatGTCTGAAGTACTAGAAATAACTCTAAGAAATGATctgttttaaaatatttaattataaaacatGAAGCATTgctttctttaaatttagtttttctatttttttttttttttattatcatcattatatatttgtaattaTTCATACATTCATTGAAttacatttttcttttcctttcttttttttttctttttttttttttctccatAGTATCAAaagtattaatatttttttattcacctcaaaaataaatgatttgcatgttaaaaaaataaaataaatattcctTGTTtcacttatatttttaaatgtcatatttttaaagatttTTATCTCCTTAAAAATTTCATCATTTACTTacatacaattttttattttagtttttttaagttatataCTTATAACTATATATGAAATGTCATacaaaacatatatatatattcaaaatatCTAATTAACGCAAcaattttgtttatatatatgttttccattctttatcttttcatattctttaattgttatgttttaatattGAATACATTAAAGTATCtctttaatattttgattactttaagtttatattttaaactCACAATCCCAAGTTTTAGTTGTAAAACTTTTGGTAAAATTACATAATTGCTTAATTTTactgttttattttattcttttttttttgttttttattatccATGTGTATTTTTAGCATAAATAATGTTTAAAaaggatataaaaaatatttacataaaaaattacattaagaagatatatattgtaaaaagatataatgaaaataataccATCGAAGAGAAAAAAAGTAGTATTCTTTACAAAGATTTCAatgattttataattattttagtaAATATAAGGAAGTATGaaaaaactttaaaaaaattaaaaagtgaTAAGAGCAAATCTGATTTTTCCAAAATATTGCTAGAATATTTAGATTTTTATATAGCTAATTTTGGTTATAAATTTCACTCCTTCATTTTAGAATATAAAAGTGATTTGATAacaaatgatttaaataactGTTATGTtatagataaattaaaaaaatgccATATTGAGAGTGTTGTGAGGAATGAATATTCAcgaatattatttaaatatgatagtataaaatatttgttgtattatataaaaaaacatataattttatttgacACTTTTAACACAAATTTTCAGAAGTTACtagtaaaatatttatc comes from Plasmodium relictum strain SGS1 genome assembly, chromosome: 9 and encodes:
- a CDS encoding peptidyl-prolyl cis-trans isomerase, putative, translated to MTVITSEDVYKFVKDCIKIKEEVENSKKIKKKEKNTNELKNKLSKYNFDYSKFESCIKEIEDEEEEKIEKNKLNYMNNRNPCTHDHSKERQLYEKDSKEKIKASSAFNEEGKKAFYEKNYKLACVYFRKGLIQLDYSFPDSEQDINEQKKLEINLHLNMALTKFHMSKYYECISECSTVLNLDKNNIKAYYRKGQAYMKLDLYNEAKQEFLKVLDLDPNDNNVKKSLLTLKEKILTYNKKNKLVFSKFFSFNENKENKLKNEKKKGKVKDNLNKGNNENTHEKNKHEKLVMNKENLKKIDKDNNFDKNLLNKTEHNKSYLYKAKEYILMINSSNYFKNYYEFLMKNAFLYIFICFSIFLLIFTSYKNFLTYLPFFPILSFIVFLFIYISKKK